CAGTACTGCAGTTACAGGAACACTTTTCTTCGTTCCCACCAGAAATATGCTTGATGAATTCTCAGGATAAAATATAAAGGCTGTCTTATTCTAAGGCAGCCTTTTTCCTTTATTAAGTAATATCAATAAAAATATTTTTAAAAAATTGTAACCTTTTTTTGTTTTGAGTGTCTTTAAGATAGAAACAGCATAAGCATGAAACTTTTGTTCGGAAATAAAAAGAATGATTTGTTGAGCCTCCTGAAAAAACAGGATCCGGCTGCACAGAAGATTTTCTATGAACAGAATGTAAAGAGATTTCTGAGCGTAAGCAAAAGCTATGTGAGCGATTTGTATCAGGCGGAAGATTGTCTTATTAAAGCATTCTGTAAAATTTTTAAGCATATAGAAAGCTTCAGAGGAGAATCGAACCTGGATAGCTGGGCGAGGAGAATTGTCGTTAATGAATGTCTGAATTTTATCAAAAGCCATAAAACAGTATTCTATCTGGACGAAATCAACCAGTCTTTTCACGAAGACATTCATGAGGCGGAGATAGATTGTGATTTTAATGCACAGGAACTTTTGGATCAGCTTCCCGATGCCTACAGAATGGTTTTTAACCTGTATGTACTGGAAGGCTATTCTCATCAGGAAATTGCTGATACTTTGCAGATTTCAATTGCAGTGAGCAAAACCCAGTTGTTTAGAGCAAAAGAAAAATTAAGAAAGATCT
The genomic region above belongs to Chryseobacterium culicis and contains:
- a CDS encoding RNA polymerase sigma factor, yielding MKLLFGNKKNDLLSLLKKQDPAAQKIFYEQNVKRFLSVSKSYVSDLYQAEDCLIKAFCKIFKHIESFRGESNLDSWARRIVVNECLNFIKSHKTVFYLDEINQSFHEDIHEAEIDCDFNAQELLDQLPDAYRMVFNLYVLEGYSHQEIADTLQISIAVSKTQLFRAKEKLRKIYFQQQKKVKNENV